A genomic stretch from Streptomyces venezuelae ATCC 10712 includes:
- a CDS encoding transglycosylase domain-containing protein, producing MGRPDKGKAKKRGLRRLFSWKKLLGTFFVCCLLAMGALYAVYLMVPVPTANAEATMQSNIYKYANGKILARTGKINREIVGLERIPEKVQKAFVAAENKTFYRDNGVDIKGTTRAAWSTITGKGKQGGSTITQQYVKNYYLSQDQTATRKLKEMVIAIKVDQQKSKSDILAGYMNTSYYGRSAYGIQAAARSYYGVDATQLTTAQGAYLASLLQAPNQYDWTSASPTGRKLVEQRWNYVLDNMVGEGWLPAAERAGMKFPVPQKPKPAPGMEGQTGYIVEAANQELVRQGVSEEDIKAGGWTITLNIDEKKQKDLVKAVDKQLEAKLDRKGDKKDATVQAGATSVDPKTGAVVALYGGVGATEHWTSNATRRDYQPASTFKPLVLASAIDNRSQTQDGRRIGLGTIYDGTSKRKVVGSSIRFAPENEDNASYGPVTVQKATNSSINSVYAQMIVDVGTAKTKKTALALGMKDGPDFGETPAMSLGTMGASTMDMAGVYATLDNHGEKVTPTLVKSAVHRDRTVTPTKTTGEQVISREAADTVTKAMTGVVQNGSGFRAAGDYEAAGKTGTSENNRSAWFVGYTPELVTAVGLFGEDAKGNQVTLTDTINPGRANGGRTPAEIWGAYTTSALGGGSDASFDLETDGWGGPDREPTSTPSTGTTDEPTEAPTTDAPDPTPTTTPPATTPPVTRDPITTPPPPTTTPPTTEPAPPTSIQPPDGGGEQGGDSTAGPPQ from the coding sequence ATGGGCCGACCGGACAAGGGCAAGGCGAAGAAACGCGGCCTGCGCCGCCTCTTCTCCTGGAAGAAGCTCCTGGGCACCTTCTTCGTGTGCTGCCTGCTCGCCATGGGCGCCCTGTACGCCGTCTACCTCATGGTCCCCGTGCCCACGGCCAACGCCGAGGCGACCATGCAGAGCAACATCTACAAGTACGCCAACGGCAAGATCCTCGCCCGCACCGGCAAGATAAACCGCGAGATCGTGGGCCTCGAGCGCATCCCCGAGAAGGTCCAGAAGGCGTTCGTCGCCGCGGAGAACAAGACCTTCTACCGGGACAACGGCGTCGACATCAAGGGCACCACCCGCGCCGCCTGGTCCACCATCACCGGCAAGGGCAAGCAGGGCGGCTCGACCATCACCCAGCAGTACGTCAAGAACTACTACCTGAGCCAGGACCAGACGGCGACCCGCAAGCTCAAGGAAATGGTCATCGCCATCAAGGTCGACCAGCAGAAGAGCAAGAGCGACATCCTCGCCGGATACATGAACACCAGCTACTACGGGCGCAGCGCCTACGGCATCCAGGCCGCCGCCCGCTCGTACTACGGCGTCGACGCCACCCAGCTCACCACCGCCCAGGGCGCCTACCTCGCCTCGCTGCTCCAGGCGCCCAACCAGTACGACTGGACCTCCGCGAGCCCCACCGGCCGCAAGCTCGTCGAGCAGCGCTGGAACTACGTCCTCGACAACATGGTCGGCGAGGGCTGGCTCCCCGCCGCCGAGCGCGCCGGCATGAAATTCCCCGTCCCGCAGAAGCCCAAGCCCGCCCCCGGCATGGAAGGCCAGACCGGCTACATCGTCGAGGCCGCCAACCAGGAGCTCGTGCGCCAGGGCGTCAGCGAGGAGGACATCAAGGCCGGCGGCTGGACGATCACCCTCAACATCGACGAGAAGAAGCAGAAGGACCTCGTCAAGGCGGTCGACAAGCAGCTGGAGGCCAAGCTCGACCGCAAGGGCGACAAGAAGGACGCCACCGTCCAGGCCGGCGCCACCTCCGTCGACCCGAAGACCGGCGCGGTCGTCGCCCTGTACGGCGGCGTCGGCGCCACCGAGCACTGGACGTCCAACGCGACCCGCCGCGACTACCAGCCCGCCTCCACCTTCAAGCCGCTCGTCCTCGCCTCCGCGATCGACAACCGCTCGCAGACCCAGGACGGGCGCCGGATCGGCCTCGGCACGATCTACGACGGCACCAGCAAGCGGAAGGTCGTCGGCAGCTCCATCCGCTTCGCGCCGGAGAACGAGGACAACGCGAGCTACGGCCCCGTCACCGTCCAGAAGGCCACCAACAGCTCCATCAACTCCGTCTACGCCCAGATGATCGTGGACGTCGGCACCGCCAAGACCAAGAAGACCGCCCTCGCCCTCGGCATGAAGGACGGCCCCGACTTCGGCGAGACCCCCGCCATGTCCCTCGGCACCATGGGCGCCTCCACCATGGACATGGCCGGCGTCTACGCCACGCTCGACAACCACGGCGAGAAGGTCACCCCGACCCTCGTGAAGTCCGCCGTGCACCGGGACCGCACGGTCACCCCGACGAAGACCACCGGCGAGCAGGTCATCAGCCGCGAGGCCGCCGACACGGTCACCAAGGCCATGACCGGCGTCGTGCAGAACGGCTCCGGCTTCCGCGCCGCCGGTGACTACGAGGCCGCCGGCAAGACCGGCACCTCCGAGAACAACCGTTCCGCCTGGTTCGTGGGCTACACCCCCGAACTCGTCACCGCCGTCGGCCTCTTCGGCGAGGACGCCAAGGGCAACCAGGTCACCCTCACCGACACCATCAACCCCGGCCGCGCCAACGGTGGCCGTACGCCGGCCGAGATCTGGGGCGCCTACACCACCAGCGCCCTCGGCGGCGGCTCCGACGCCTCCTTCGACCTGGAGACCGACGGCTGGGGCGGCCCCGACCGTGAGCCGACGTCCACCCCGAGCACCGGCACGACCGACGAGCCGACCGAGGCCCCGACGACGGACGCCCCGGACCCGACCCCCACGACGACCCCGCCGGCCACCACCCCGCCGGTGACGCGGGACCCGATCACCACGCCGCCCCCGCCGACGACCACGCCGCCGACCACCGAGCCGGCCCCGCCGACGTCCATCCAGCCGCCGGACGGCGGCGGCGAGCAGGGCGGCGACAGCACCGCCGGCCCGCCCCAGTGA
- a CDS encoding PadR family transcriptional regulator, translating to MSIGHTLLGLLESGPRHGYDLKRAFDEKFGHDRPLHYGQVYSTMSRLLKNGLVVVDGIEAGGGPERKRYAITEAGITDVAQWLATPEKPEPYLQSTLYTKVVLALLTGRGAAELLDTQRAEHLRLMRELTRRKKDGDLADQLICDHALFHLEADLRWLELTAARLDRLAEEIHR from the coding sequence ATGTCCATCGGTCACACCCTCCTCGGACTCCTGGAGTCCGGCCCGCGCCACGGTTACGACCTCAAGCGCGCCTTCGACGAGAAGTTCGGCCACGACCGGCCCCTGCACTACGGCCAGGTCTACTCGACCATGTCCCGCCTCCTGAAGAACGGCCTCGTCGTCGTCGACGGCATCGAGGCGGGCGGCGGCCCCGAGCGCAAGCGGTACGCCATCACCGAGGCCGGCATCACCGATGTCGCCCAGTGGCTCGCCACACCCGAGAAGCCGGAGCCGTACCTCCAGTCCACGCTCTACACCAAGGTCGTCCTGGCCCTGCTCACCGGCCGCGGCGCCGCCGAGCTGCTCGACACCCAGCGCGCCGAGCACCTGCGCCTGATGCGCGAACTCACCCGGCGCAAGAAGGACGGCGACCTCGCCGACCAGCTCATCTGCGACCACGCCCTCTTCCACCTGGAAGCGGACCTGCGCTGGCTGGAACTGACCGCCGCCCGCCTCGACCGGCTCGCCGAGGAGATCCACCGATGA
- a CDS encoding ATP-binding SpoIIE family protein phosphatase, translating to MTEHPTSHEGRQPLAARSQERARPRQEAAAGLPSDVPAQPGGPGGPAAPGADAPAVAGAPTAPGVPGVPGVPGGPAALGAKAVAVSAQHAGVARGGDTAARREGERLRFVGAATRRIARGIDLDEIVLGLCRATVPTFSDEILVYLRDPLPVGDERPVAPFVLRLRRTDRLRLSDLEGEELVLVPDPDPTPAAELCEVRSGGALAEVLRGVRPVFGDSAAAKTALTELLGPDHPLPGGLRAVLAPLRGRRRVIGAAVFLRRPERAGFEPNDLLVAAQLATHTALGIDKAVLYGREAYIADELQRTMLPDSLPQPTGVKLASRYLPAAETARVGGDWYDAIPLPGSRVALVVGDVMGHSMTSAAIMGQLRTTAQTLAGLDLPPQEVLHHLDEQAQRLGENRMATCMYAVYDPVSHRITVANAGHPPPILLHLGGRAEVLRVPPGAPIGVGGVDFEAVELDAPAGATLLLYTDGLVESRLRDVWTGIEQLRERLAATAQLTGPDHSPPLEALCDDVLDMLGPGDRDDDIALLAARFDGIAPSDVAYWFLEPEDAAPGRARRLARRALARWDLEELTDSVELLISEVVTNAVRYAERPVTLRLLRTDVLRCEVGDDSPQLPRQRRARDTDEGGRGLFLVNRLARRWGATRLSGGKVVWFELATRS from the coding sequence GTGACGGAGCATCCCACCTCCCACGAAGGCCGGCAGCCCCTGGCTGCCCGGTCGCAGGAACGCGCGCGCCCTCGCCAGGAGGCGGCGGCCGGCCTGCCCTCCGACGTGCCGGCCCAGCCTGGCGGCCCCGGCGGCCCGGCGGCTCCCGGTGCGGACGCACCCGCGGTCGCCGGTGCTCCGACGGCCCCCGGTGTCCCTGGTGTCCCCGGTGTCCCCGGCGGGCCCGCCGCGCTCGGGGCCAAGGCCGTCGCCGTCTCGGCCCAGCACGCGGGCGTCGCCCGGGGCGGGGACACGGCCGCCCGGCGCGAGGGCGAGCGGCTGCGGTTCGTCGGGGCGGCGACCCGGCGGATCGCCCGCGGCATCGACCTGGACGAGATCGTGCTCGGCCTGTGCCGGGCGACGGTGCCGACCTTCTCCGACGAGATCCTGGTCTACCTCCGCGACCCGCTGCCGGTGGGCGACGAGCGCCCGGTGGCACCGTTCGTCCTGCGGCTGCGCCGCACGGACCGGCTCCGGTTAAGCGATCTGGAGGGCGAGGAGCTCGTCCTCGTACCCGATCCGGATCCGACCCCCGCGGCCGAACTCTGCGAGGTGCGGTCCGGTGGGGCACTGGCCGAGGTCCTGCGGGGGGTGCGGCCGGTGTTCGGCGACTCCGCGGCCGCCAAGACCGCGCTGACCGAACTGCTCGGCCCGGACCATCCGCTGCCCGGCGGGCTGCGGGCCGTCCTGGCCCCGCTGCGCGGCCGGCGCCGGGTGATCGGCGCCGCCGTGTTCCTGCGCCGCCCCGAGCGGGCCGGTTTCGAGCCGAACGACCTGCTGGTGGCGGCGCAGCTGGCCACCCACACGGCGCTCGGCATCGACAAGGCCGTGCTGTACGGCCGTGAGGCGTACATCGCGGACGAGCTCCAGCGGACGATGCTGCCGGACTCGCTGCCGCAGCCGACCGGCGTCAAGCTCGCCTCGCGCTATCTGCCGGCGGCCGAGACGGCCCGGGTCGGCGGCGACTGGTACGACGCGATCCCGCTGCCCGGCAGCCGGGTGGCGCTGGTCGTCGGCGACGTCATGGGGCACTCGATGACCTCGGCGGCGATCATGGGCCAGCTGCGCACCACGGCGCAGACCCTGGCGGGGCTCGACCTGCCGCCGCAGGAGGTCCTGCACCACCTGGACGAGCAGGCGCAGCGGCTCGGCGAGAACCGGATGGCGACCTGTATGTACGCGGTGTACGACCCGGTCTCGCACCGGATCACGGTGGCCAACGCGGGCCATCCGCCGCCGATACTGCTCCACCTCGGCGGCCGTGCCGAGGTGCTGCGGGTGCCGCCGGGTGCCCCGATCGGCGTGGGCGGGGTGGACTTCGAGGCGGTCGAGCTGGACGCGCCGGCGGGGGCCACGCTGCTGCTCTACACGGACGGGCTGGTGGAGTCCCGGCTGCGGGACGTGTGGACGGGCATCGAGCAGCTGCGGGAGCGGCTGGCGGCGACGGCGCAGCTGACCGGTCCGGACCACTCGCCGCCCCTTGAGGCGCTCTGCGACGACGTCCTCGACATGCTGGGTCCTGGCGACCGGGACGACGACATCGCGCTGCTCGCGGCCCGGTTCGACGGGATCGCGCCGAGCGACGTGGCGTACTGGTTCCTGGAGCCGGAGGACGCGGCGCCGGGGCGGGCGCGCCGGCTGGCCCGGCGGGCGCTGGCCCGCTGGGACCTGGAGGAGCTGACGGACTCGGTCGAGCTGCTGATCAGCGAGGTCGTGACGAACGCCGTGCGGTACGCGGAGCGGCCGGTGACGCTGCGGCTGCTGCGGACGGACGTGCTGCGCTGCGAGGTCGGCGACGACTCGCCGCAGCTGCCCCGGCAGCGGCGGGCGCGGGACACCGACGAGGGCGGCCGCGGCCTGTTCCTGGTGAACCGGCTCGCGCGGCGCTGGGGGGCGACCCGGCTTTCGGGCGGCAAGGTGGTCTGGTTCGAACTGGCCACCCGGAGCTGA
- a CDS encoding FtsX-like permease family protein, with translation MILRTWARDLALGARFAVTGGRSGRLRTLLTATGVGFGVALLLVAASFPNMLFQREVRESVRAVDGSQEVTAPRADTFLHLGRTTVYRDDVISGLLLRPEGDAPPLPPGAPAFPRSGEMLVSPALGKLLDSPEGALLKERLPYKTVGTIGPAGLIGPAELRYVAHVDFLTTDNFDGRGTRYGWSVPAEPMNAFLILLVVVACVVLLLPVLVFVATAVRFGGEQRDRRLAALRLIGADTAMTRRIAAGESLASALLGLLVGLGLFAVARQFAGVFTIWDVNAYPGDVVPMGPLAALVLGIVPVASVVVTLFALRGVAIEPLGVVRTSTPRRRRLWWRLLLLAAGAAFLVPLVGEVEMNETSIDTVGVVAGTTLALIGLTTLLPWLVEAGVKRLHAGPVAWQLAVRRLQLSSGTAARAVSGIVVAATGAIALQMLFQAMESDFTQASGEDTSRAQIAVGTDARNAGEARGVIDRIARTDGVSAVIGTVESRVWRPGPLKGGEEFAPMTSLRVGDCASLREYATLPSCTDGDVFVFLAHGAQGNPGDSFVARVARPGATVALRDPHPHPDGPQPPKGAPLPQWRIPATARIVDSRPDPTGMYQYGVLATPSAIGGLPLDEPDAQAMVRLDPAVPDAAEHVRNTAYAVDPTSWVRTLKDLERDAAFSSVRTGILVGSTLTMLLVAASLLVTTLEQLRDRKRLLSSLVAFGTRRSTLSWSVLWQTAVPILLGLALSVVGGLGLGVLLLKMGGQRVEDWWGFVPVVGIGLGLIAAVTLLSMPLLWRLMRADGLRTE, from the coding sequence ATGATCCTGCGCACCTGGGCCCGCGACCTGGCGCTCGGCGCCCGGTTCGCGGTCACCGGCGGCCGCTCGGGACGGCTCCGCACCCTGCTCACCGCGACCGGCGTGGGCTTCGGCGTGGCCCTGCTGCTGGTCGCCGCCTCCTTCCCGAACATGCTCTTCCAGCGCGAGGTGCGGGAGTCGGTCCGCGCCGTCGACGGCAGCCAGGAGGTCACGGCGCCCCGCGCGGACACCTTTCTCCACCTCGGCCGGACCACGGTCTACCGGGACGACGTCATCAGCGGACTGCTGCTGCGCCCCGAGGGCGACGCGCCCCCGCTGCCCCCGGGCGCGCCCGCGTTCCCCCGGAGCGGCGAGATGCTGGTCTCCCCCGCGCTCGGGAAGCTGCTCGACTCCCCCGAGGGCGCCCTGCTCAAGGAACGGCTCCCCTACAAGACCGTCGGGACGATCGGACCGGCCGGACTCATCGGCCCGGCCGAACTCCGGTACGTCGCCCACGTCGACTTCCTCACCACCGACAACTTCGACGGGCGCGGCACGCGCTATGGCTGGTCGGTGCCCGCGGAACCGATGAACGCCTTCCTGATCCTCCTCGTCGTCGTCGCCTGCGTCGTCCTGCTCCTGCCGGTGCTCGTCTTCGTCGCGACCGCCGTCCGCTTCGGCGGCGAGCAGCGCGACCGGCGGCTCGCGGCGCTCCGGCTGATCGGCGCGGACACCGCCATGACCCGGCGGATCGCGGCCGGCGAGTCCCTCGCGAGCGCGCTGCTCGGGCTCCTCGTGGGCCTCGGACTCTTCGCGGTGGCCCGGCAGTTCGCGGGGGTCTTCACCATCTGGGACGTCAACGCCTACCCCGGTGACGTCGTGCCGATGGGCCCGCTCGCCGCCCTCGTCCTCGGCATCGTCCCGGTCGCCTCGGTCGTGGTCACCCTCTTCGCACTGCGCGGCGTGGCGATCGAACCGCTCGGCGTCGTACGGACCTCCACCCCGCGCCGCCGCCGGCTGTGGTGGCGGCTGCTGCTCCTCGCGGCCGGCGCCGCCTTCCTCGTACCGCTCGTCGGCGAGGTCGAGATGAACGAGACGAGCATCGACACGGTGGGGGTCGTGGCCGGCACCACGCTCGCCCTGATCGGCCTCACCACGCTCCTGCCGTGGCTCGTCGAAGCGGGCGTCAAGCGGCTGCACGCCGGGCCGGTGGCCTGGCAGCTCGCGGTCCGCAGGCTCCAGTTGAGCAGCGGCACGGCGGCCCGCGCGGTCAGCGGCATCGTCGTCGCGGCCACCGGGGCGATTGCCCTCCAGATGCTCTTCCAGGCGATGGAGAGCGACTTCACGCAGGCGAGCGGCGAGGACACGTCCCGCGCCCAGATCGCCGTCGGCACCGACGCCAGGAACGCCGGCGAGGCCCGCGGGGTGATCGACCGCATCGCGCGGACCGACGGCGTCAGCGCCGTGATCGGCACCGTCGAGTCACGGGTGTGGCGGCCGGGGCCGCTGAAGGGCGGCGAGGAGTTCGCCCCGATGACCTCGCTGCGGGTCGGCGACTGCGCCTCCCTCCGGGAGTACGCCACGCTGCCCTCGTGCACGGACGGCGACGTCTTCGTCTTCCTGGCGCACGGCGCGCAGGGCAACCCCGGCGACAGCTTCGTCGCCCGGGTGGCGCGGCCCGGCGCCACGGTCGCCCTGCGCGACCCGCATCCGCACCCGGACGGGCCGCAGCCCCCGAAGGGCGCCCCGCTGCCGCAGTGGCGCATCCCCGCCACGGCCCGGATCGTGGACTCCCGCCCGGACCCGACGGGCATGTACCAGTACGGCGTTCTCGCCACCCCGTCGGCGATCGGCGGCCTCCCGCTCGACGAACCCGACGCGCAGGCCATGGTCCGGCTCGACCCGGCCGTGCCCGACGCCGCCGAGCACGTGCGGAACACGGCGTACGCCGTCGATCCGACCTCCTGGGTGCGCACCCTGAAGGACCTCGAACGCGACGCGGCCTTCTCCAGCGTCCGCACCGGCATCCTGGTCGGCTCCACCCTGACGATGCTGCTGGTGGCGGCCTCGCTCCTGGTCACCACGCTCGAACAGCTCAGGGACCGCAAGCGGCTGCTCTCCTCGCTCGTCGCCTTCGGCACCCGGCGCTCGACGCTGAGCTGGTCGGTGCTGTGGCAGACGGCGGTGCCGATCCTCCTCGGCCTCGCCCTCTCCGTGGTGGGCGGTCTCGGCCTCGGCGTGCTCCTGCTGAAGATGGGCGGCCAGCGGGTCGAGGACTGGTGGGGCTTCGTGCCCGTCGTCGGGATCGGCCTCGGCCTCATCGCCGCCGTGACGCTGCTGAGCATGCCGCTGCTGTGGCGGCTGATGCGCGCGGACGGGCTGCGCACGGAGTAA
- a CDS encoding ABC transporter ATP-binding protein: MSSTPLLRATGLDKAYGPTPALAGASFSLRAGEVVAVMGPSGSGKSTLLHCLAGIVRPDAGTITYDGRELTALSDTARSSLRRTDFGFVFQFGQLVPELTCVENVALPLRLGGEKRKAAEAKAVEWLARLEVDDTAHKRPGEISGGQGQRVAVARALVTAPRVIFADEPTGALDSLNGERVMRLLTDASRDTGAAVVLVTHEARVAAYSDREIVVRDGAVRDAEWVA; the protein is encoded by the coding sequence ATGAGCTCCACCCCCCTGCTCAGGGCCACCGGCCTCGACAAGGCCTACGGGCCGACCCCCGCGCTCGCGGGCGCCTCCTTCTCGCTGCGGGCCGGCGAGGTCGTCGCCGTCATGGGCCCCTCCGGCTCCGGCAAGTCGACCCTGCTGCACTGCCTGGCCGGCATCGTGCGCCCCGACGCCGGCACCATCACCTACGACGGACGCGAACTCACCGCGCTCTCGGACACCGCGCGCAGCTCCCTGCGCCGCACCGACTTCGGCTTCGTCTTCCAGTTCGGCCAGCTCGTCCCCGAACTGACCTGCGTCGAGAACGTCGCCCTGCCGCTCCGCCTGGGCGGCGAGAAGCGGAAGGCCGCCGAGGCGAAGGCCGTCGAGTGGCTGGCCCGGCTGGAGGTCGACGACACCGCGCACAAGCGCCCCGGCGAGATATCCGGCGGCCAGGGCCAGCGGGTCGCCGTCGCCCGCGCCCTCGTCACCGCCCCGCGGGTGATCTTCGCCGACGAGCCGACCGGCGCGCTCGACTCCCTCAACGGCGAGCGGGTCATGCGGCTGCTCACCGACGCCTCCCGGGACACCGGCGCCGCCGTCGTCCTCGTCACCCACGAGGCCCGCGTCGCCGCCTACTCGGACCGCGAGATCGTCGTACGGGACGGGGCCGTCCGGGACGCGGAGTGGGTGGCATGA